From Rubrobacter calidifluminis, one genomic window encodes:
- the tuf gene encoding elongation factor Tu: MSKGRFERTKPHVNVGTIGHIDHGKTTLTAAITKVLAKHYPDDPANHEVAFEQIDNAPEERQRGITIATSHQEYATPKRHYAHVDCPGHADYVKNMITGAAQMDGAILVVSAADGPMPQTREHILLARQVGVPSIVVFLNKADMVDDPELLELVEMEVRELLSEYDFPGDEIPVVVGSALRALEGDEGELGEQSILKLMEAVDEYIPEPKRDVDKPFLLAIEDVFTIQGRGTVATGRVERGRLRLNEEVEIVGIRPTRKTVVTGIEMFNKSMDEAQAGDNIGALLRGVRRNEVERGQVLAHPGTITPHTKFKAEVYVLSKEEGGRHTPFFSHYRPQFYFRTTDVTGEITLEEGVEMVMPGDNTVMSVELISPIAMDEGLNFAIREGGRTVGAGVVTQIIE, from the coding sequence ATGTCCAAGGGCAGGTTTGAGAGGACCAAGCCGCACGTAAACGTGGGGACCATAGGGCACATAGACCACGGCAAGACGACGCTTACGGCGGCGATAACGAAGGTATTGGCCAAGCACTACCCGGATGATCCGGCCAACCACGAGGTGGCCTTTGAGCAGATAGACAACGCCCCTGAGGAGCGTCAGCGGGGGATAACGATAGCGACCTCCCACCAGGAGTACGCCACGCCCAAGCGGCACTATGCGCACGTGGACTGTCCTGGGCATGCGGACTACGTGAAGAACATGATCACTGGTGCGGCCCAGATGGATGGGGCGATACTGGTGGTTTCTGCGGCGGATGGGCCGATGCCGCAGACGCGGGAGCACATTCTTCTTGCGCGTCAGGTAGGGGTACCGTCGATTGTTGTGTTTTTGAACAAGGCGGACATGGTGGACGACCCGGAGCTGTTGGAGCTGGTGGAGATGGAGGTACGCGAGCTCCTGAGCGAGTATGACTTTCCCGGGGATGAGATACCGGTAGTGGTAGGCAGTGCCCTGAGGGCTCTTGAGGGGGATGAAGGGGAGCTTGGGGAGCAGTCGATCCTCAAGTTGATGGAGGCAGTAGACGAGTACATCCCTGAGCCCAAGCGGGATGTGGACAAGCCGTTTTTGCTTGCGATAGAGGATGTGTTCACGATCCAGGGTCGTGGGACTGTAGCGACCGGGCGAGTGGAGCGCGGGCGGCTGCGCCTCAACGAGGAAGTAGAGATAGTAGGGATAAGGCCGACGCGCAAGACGGTGGTTACGGGCATAGAGATGTTCAACAAGAGCATGGACGAGGCGCAGGCAGGGGACAACATAGGGGCGCTTCTGAGGGGCGTGAGGCGCAACGAGGTAGAGCGAGGGCAGGTACTGGCGCATCCTGGGACGATAACGCCGCACACGAAGTTCAAGGCTGAGGTGTATGTACTCAGTAAGGAGGAGGGAGGCAGGCACACGCCGTTTTTCTCTCACTACAGGCCGCAGTTCTACTTCCGGACGACTGATGTGACTGGGGAGATCACGCTGGAGGAGGGAGTAGAGATGGTGATGCCTGGGGACAACACGGTGATGAGTGTGGAGTTGATCTCACCGATAGCGATGGATGAGGGGCTCAACTTTGCGATAAGGGAGGGTGGCCGGACGGTTGGAGCCGGTGTGGTCACCC
- a CDS encoding NYN domain-containing protein produces the protein MARYLILDGYNLIAALDRYRRGGEEAGLEERRDLLVNDALKAAGWTDRVVIVVFDAHGTTEPRREEEHAGGAVRVIYSSAGETADDVIERLIESLDGPATVFTADFALQRTALIRGATRATPREFQDLLDELPVLARSPRSARRLRLAERISAETLRSLEEIRRREPRER, from the coding sequence ATGGCGCGGTACCTGATCCTTGACGGTTACAACCTGATCGCCGCGCTGGATCGCTACCGGCGGGGAGGGGAGGAGGCCGGGCTCGAGGAGCGCCGCGATCTGCTGGTGAACGACGCCCTCAAGGCAGCCGGGTGGACCGACCGCGTCGTCATCGTCGTCTTCGACGCCCACGGGACCACGGAACCGCGCAGGGAGGAAGAGCACGCCGGGGGTGCGGTGCGCGTGATCTACAGCTCCGCTGGCGAGACCGCCGACGACGTCATCGAACGGCTCATAGAGAGCCTCGATGGGCCCGCGACGGTCTTCACGGCGGACTTCGCCCTGCAGCGTACGGCCCTCATCCGCGGAGCCACCCGCGCGACACCCCGCGAGTTTCAGGACCTGCTCGACGAGCTTCCCGTCTTGGCACGCAGTCCCCGCAGTGCCCGCAGGCTGCGTCTCGCGGAGAGAATATCCGCCGAGACGCTGCGTTCGCTCGAGGAGATCAGACGCCGCGAGCCGAGGGAGCGGTGA